Proteins from a single region of Tautonia marina:
- a CDS encoding adenylate kinase family protein: MATDFPLHVVAFGRPGSGKSSVAERLGEAHGFAMVRTGALLRDAVRKGDSLGRQVESLLKAGQLVPDDLAYEVLARDLSTLRHDRLLFDGFPRTLGQVPLLDRLQEAVGFTIDRYVEIAVSADEALRRMSGRRVCPTCGATYHITNNPPKADGVCDHDGTPLTRRSDDTPEVLRVRQSVYDERTGPVVDHYRRTAPDRFLLINGEQSFDAVSSDLERALGLAP; encoded by the coding sequence ATGGCCACTGATTTCCCCCTCCACGTTGTCGCCTTTGGCCGTCCCGGCAGCGGCAAGAGCAGCGTTGCCGAGCGTCTCGGCGAGGCCCACGGCTTCGCCATGGTCCGCACCGGAGCGCTGCTCCGCGACGCCGTCCGCAAGGGGGACTCGCTCGGCCGGCAGGTCGAATCGCTCCTGAAAGCCGGCCAGCTCGTGCCCGACGATCTCGCCTACGAGGTCCTCGCCCGCGACCTCTCCACCCTCCGGCACGATCGCCTCCTGTTCGACGGCTTCCCCCGAACCCTCGGCCAGGTTCCCTTGCTCGATCGCCTGCAAGAGGCCGTCGGCTTCACCATCGACCGTTACGTCGAGATCGCCGTCTCTGCCGACGAGGCCCTCCGTCGCATGTCCGGGCGTCGCGTCTGCCCGACCTGCGGCGCCACCTATCACATCACCAACAATCCTCCCAAGGCCGACGGCGTCTGCGACCACGACGGCACCCCCCTCACCCGCCGCTCCGACGACACCCCCGAGGTCCTCCGCGTCCGCCAATCCGTCTACGACGAACGCACCGGCCCGGTCGTCGACCACTACCGCCGCACCGCCCCCGACCGCTTCCTTCTTATCAACGGCGAGCAATCCTTCGACGCCGTCTCCTCCGATCTCGAACGCGCCCTCGGCCTCGCCCCCTGA
- the hpnE gene encoding hydroxysqualene dehydroxylase HpnE: MIETQNPDAPPNGPDWRPTPPRVVIVGGGLAGLAAASALVRCGLNLTLLESRPRLGGRASSFVDPTTTEQVDNCQHVSMACCTNLADFCKRVGTADLFRRVPEVVFLDEQGRTSPLRAGLLPAPLHLTESFLRARYLTFSEKLRVGLGMACLRLSQRDRPGESFDAWLRRHGQTDRTIERFWGTVLVSALNERLDQMDVGHARKVFLDGFLRNRTGFQMEIPTVPLGELYGLRLQQWLDAEGVSIRLKTGVRSLTFDDDGAASGVLLRSGEHLPADFVVLAVPYDRVNALVPEGASATIPGLDAVSRMESSPITGVHFWFDRPVCPPELEHVVTVGRLIQWVFNHSAIQGREPEGGGQYLQLVISAAYDLLPLDKNAIRDAVLADLASIWPDAREATLTRWWVVTEHGATFSVRPGIEALRPPQRTTVDGLFLAGDWTDTGWPATMEGAVRSGYRAAEGILADLGRPKRLVRPELPMAPLARLLLGSAPTLTRPSPPPPTMTTTAPARSPMR, encoded by the coding sequence GTGATCGAGACCCAGAACCCCGACGCTCCCCCCAACGGTCCCGACTGGCGGCCCACTCCCCCGCGCGTCGTCATCGTCGGCGGCGGTCTGGCCGGCCTGGCCGCTGCCTCGGCCCTGGTCCGATGCGGCCTGAACCTCACGTTGCTCGAAAGCCGCCCCCGCCTCGGCGGCCGCGCCAGCTCCTTTGTCGATCCCACCACCACCGAACAGGTCGACAATTGCCAGCATGTCAGTATGGCCTGCTGCACCAATCTTGCCGACTTCTGCAAGCGAGTCGGCACGGCCGATCTGTTCCGCCGCGTCCCCGAGGTCGTCTTCCTCGACGAGCAAGGGCGCACCTCTCCCCTCCGTGCCGGACTCTTGCCCGCCCCCCTGCACCTGACCGAGAGCTTCCTCCGCGCCCGCTATCTCACCTTCTCCGAGAAGCTCCGCGTCGGCCTCGGCATGGCCTGCCTCCGCCTGTCCCAACGCGACCGCCCCGGCGAATCGTTCGACGCCTGGCTCCGCCGCCACGGTCAGACCGACCGCACCATCGAACGCTTCTGGGGCACCGTGCTTGTCTCGGCCCTCAACGAGCGGCTCGACCAGATGGACGTTGGCCATGCTCGCAAGGTCTTCCTGGATGGGTTCCTCCGCAATCGAACCGGATTCCAGATGGAGATCCCGACCGTCCCCCTCGGCGAACTGTACGGCCTTCGGCTCCAGCAGTGGCTCGACGCCGAAGGGGTTTCCATCCGCTTGAAAACCGGCGTCCGATCGCTCACCTTTGACGATGACGGCGCGGCCTCGGGCGTCCTGCTTCGATCGGGCGAGCATCTTCCCGCCGATTTCGTCGTCCTGGCCGTCCCGTACGACCGGGTCAATGCACTCGTGCCCGAAGGGGCCTCGGCGACGATTCCCGGCCTCGACGCCGTTTCCCGGATGGAGTCATCCCCCATCACCGGTGTTCACTTCTGGTTCGACCGACCCGTCTGCCCCCCCGAGCTTGAACACGTCGTCACGGTCGGCCGCCTGATTCAGTGGGTGTTTAATCACTCGGCCATTCAGGGCCGCGAACCCGAAGGCGGCGGCCAGTATTTGCAACTGGTCATCAGTGCCGCCTACGACCTCCTCCCGCTCGATAAGAACGCCATCCGAGACGCCGTGCTCGCCGACCTCGCCTCCATCTGGCCCGACGCCCGAGAGGCAACCCTCACCCGCTGGTGGGTCGTCACCGAGCACGGCGCGACCTTCTCCGTCCGACCCGGCATCGAGGCCCTCCGCCCCCCCCAGCGGACCACCGTCGATGGCCTGTTCCTGGCCGGCGACTGGACCGATACCGGCTGGCCCGCCACCATGGAAGGGGCTGTCCGCAGCGGCTACCGCGCCGCCGAGGGCATTCTCGCCGATCTCGGCCGACCGAAGCGCCTGGTCCGTCCCGAACTCCCGATGGCCCCGCTGGCTCGCCTGCTGCTGGGCTCGGCTCCCACCCTGACCCGCCCCTCCCCTCCTCCTCCAACGATGACGACGACGGCTCCCGCTCGTTCTCCGATGCGCTGA
- a CDS encoding phytoene/squalene synthase family protein translates to MTDALDASYRFCGDLSRREAKNFYYSFLLLPPRLRRSMCALYAFLRHTDDLADEPGTIDAKRSSLLSWRSSLDRALDGDPIAWPGFPALADAVRLHGIPPRFLHAVIDGVEMDLEPRPFSTFQDLHGYCYRVASAVGLCCIHIWGYQSEGGRAEKLAEACGIALQLTNILRDVREDAELGRVYLPMEDLDRFGVSPDELKAPVPSDRLRQLLAFEGRRAYDYYREASPLIRLVAPVGRPVLAAIVNIYRALLDEIARRDYDVLAARVALPPWRKAAITVGALTGRLARPVPSPEGLLP, encoded by the coding sequence ATGACCGACGCACTCGACGCGAGCTACCGATTCTGTGGCGATCTCTCCCGGCGCGAGGCCAAGAATTTCTATTATAGTTTCCTGTTGCTCCCTCCCCGCCTCCGCCGCTCGATGTGCGCGCTCTACGCCTTCCTCCGCCACACCGACGACCTGGCCGACGAGCCTGGCACGATCGACGCCAAGCGATCGAGCCTCCTCTCCTGGCGGTCCTCCCTCGACCGCGCGCTCGACGGCGACCCGATCGCCTGGCCCGGCTTCCCCGCCCTGGCCGACGCGGTTCGGCTACACGGCATCCCGCCCAGGTTCCTCCACGCGGTCATCGACGGCGTCGAGATGGACCTGGAACCCCGCCCCTTCTCCACCTTTCAAGACTTGCACGGCTATTGCTACCGGGTCGCCTCGGCCGTCGGACTCTGCTGCATTCACATCTGGGGATACCAGTCCGAAGGCGGCCGCGCCGAGAAGCTCGCCGAAGCCTGCGGCATCGCCCTGCAACTGACCAATATCCTCCGCGACGTCCGCGAAGACGCCGAACTGGGCCGTGTTTATCTGCCGATGGAAGACCTCGACCGCTTCGGCGTCTCTCCCGACGAACTCAAGGCCCCCGTTCCGAGCGACCGCCTCCGGCAACTCCTGGCCTTCGAAGGCCGCCGCGCCTACGACTATTACCGTGAGGCCAGCCCCTTGATTCGCCTCGTCGCCCCGGTCGGCCGTCCCGTCCTCGCCGCCATCGTCAACATCTACCGCGCCCTGCTCGACGAGATCGCCCGCCGCGATTACGACGTCCTCGCCGCTCGGGTTGCCCTCCCCCCCTGGCGCAAGGCGGCCATCACCGTCGGCGCACTCACCGGACGCCTCGCCCGACCCGTCCCCAGCCCGGAGGGTCTGCTCCCGTGA
- the hpnC gene encoding squalene synthase HpnC yields MPSFADDLRRFGPDAPVRVSRDEALAYCAALTSSHYENFSVVTWLTPPHLVPAFQAIYAFCRWSDDLGDEVGDRARATELLSWWRGELLAMQDGAPRHPVMIALRDVVEEFAIPITPFEALISAFEQDQVITDYDSYDQLLDYCTRSANPVGHLILYLGRVHTPENVQRADATCTALQLANFWQDVSRDLDIGRVYLPREDRERFGYSDDDLHARRFTPAFARLLAFEVERTRDLFRIGAPLADALPGRLAVDVELFTRGGLAILDRIEAQRFDVFRRRPTVGKLAKLGLLLRAVLARSLRSGKSPRNGLPTRAQAPHADADAVSSLNSSADRSEARP; encoded by the coding sequence ATGCCGTCTTTCGCCGACGATCTCCGCCGGTTCGGGCCCGATGCCCCCGTCCGCGTCTCGCGCGACGAGGCTCTGGCCTACTGCGCCGCGCTCACGAGTTCGCACTACGAAAACTTCAGCGTCGTCACCTGGCTCACCCCCCCGCACCTCGTCCCCGCCTTCCAGGCCATTTACGCCTTCTGCCGCTGGTCCGACGACCTGGGAGACGAGGTCGGCGACCGGGCCCGAGCCACTGAGTTGCTCTCCTGGTGGCGCGGCGAGCTGCTCGCCATGCAGGACGGAGCACCGCGCCACCCGGTCATGATCGCCCTCCGCGACGTGGTCGAGGAGTTCGCCATTCCCATCACCCCCTTCGAGGCCCTCATCTCCGCCTTCGAGCAAGATCAGGTCATCACCGATTATGACTCGTATGACCAACTGCTCGACTACTGCACCCGATCAGCCAACCCCGTCGGCCACCTGATCCTTTACCTCGGCCGAGTCCACACTCCCGAAAATGTTCAACGGGCCGACGCCACCTGCACCGCCCTGCAACTGGCCAACTTCTGGCAAGACGTTTCCCGAGACCTCGACATCGGCCGCGTCTACCTCCCCCGCGAGGACCGCGAGCGCTTCGGCTACTCCGACGACGACCTGCACGCCCGCCGCTTCACCCCCGCCTTCGCCCGCTTGCTCGCCTTCGAGGTCGAGCGGACCCGCGATCTGTTCCGAATCGGCGCTCCCCTGGCCGACGCCCTTCCCGGCCGCCTGGCCGTCGATGTCGAACTGTTTACCCGGGGCGGGCTGGCCATTCTCGACCGCATCGAGGCTCAGAGGTTCGACGTCTTCCGCCGTCGCCCGACCGTCGGCAAGCTCGCCAAGCTCGGCCTCCTGCTTCGCGCGGTCCTCGCTCGCTCGCTTCGTTCCGGAAAATCACCCAGGAACGGACTACCGACCCGCGCTCAGGCTCCCCACGCCGACGCCGACGCCGTTTCCAGCCTCAATTCCTCCGCCGACCGATCCGAGGCCCGCCCATGA
- a CDS encoding carbon-nitrogen hydrolase family protein has product METVRVAAVQMDVKLGNREGNLRAILDQIASATGAGARLVVFPECALSGYVFESRDEAMMAAEAIDGPSLGAIASRCAERGVFAVVGMLERDGDRLFNACALVGPDGLVASYRKIHLPFLGVDRFVDPGDRPFEVVEAAGLRLGMHICYDGSFPESGRVMTLLGADVLVWPTNWPTRAEPTAEHFPIVRAMENAVYVMAANRVGTERGFPFIGRSSIVDPNGQVLARGDEQCEQLLMAEIDPTLARTKRIVRVPGLHEIDRIADRRPEVYGPIIESAQPEPR; this is encoded by the coding sequence ATGGAAACCGTGCGCGTGGCCGCGGTGCAGATGGATGTGAAACTGGGGAATCGGGAGGGGAATCTCCGGGCGATCCTCGACCAGATCGCCTCGGCCACCGGGGCAGGGGCGCGGCTGGTCGTCTTCCCCGAATGTGCCCTGAGCGGCTATGTGTTCGAGTCGCGCGACGAGGCAATGATGGCGGCCGAGGCGATCGACGGGCCGAGCCTGGGGGCAATTGCCTCGCGGTGCGCCGAGCGGGGGGTGTTTGCGGTGGTGGGGATGCTGGAGCGGGACGGCGATCGGTTGTTCAATGCGTGTGCCCTGGTCGGGCCGGACGGGCTGGTGGCGTCGTACCGGAAAATTCACCTGCCGTTTTTGGGGGTCGATCGCTTCGTCGATCCGGGAGATCGGCCGTTCGAAGTGGTCGAGGCGGCGGGGCTTCGGCTGGGCATGCACATTTGTTACGACGGCTCATTCCCGGAATCGGGGAGAGTGATGACCTTGCTCGGGGCCGACGTGCTCGTCTGGCCCACGAACTGGCCGACGCGAGCCGAGCCGACCGCCGAGCATTTCCCGATCGTCCGGGCGATGGAGAACGCAGTCTATGTGATGGCCGCGAACCGGGTGGGGACCGAGCGAGGATTTCCGTTCATCGGCCGAAGTTCAATCGTCGATCCGAACGGGCAGGTGCTGGCCCGAGGGGATGAGCAGTGCGAGCAACTCTTGATGGCTGAGATTGACCCAACGCTGGCGCGGACGAAGCGGATTGTCCGCGTGCCGGGCCTGCATGAGATTGACCGGATCGCCGATCGAAGGCCGGAGGTTTACGGGCCAATCATCGAGTCGGCTCAACCTGAGCCGCGATGA
- a CDS encoding Gfo/Idh/MocA family protein, producing the protein MTGPQPSRRNFLRNSAVAAVGTASLAAVPNAFAAGTDSIRVGVIGCGGRGTGAAENICEAAGQDHNVTIHALGDVFEGQANLAADRLSKNSKVGEKFDVSPDRVFAGFDAYKDVIEACDLVILATPPGFRPLHIEAAVKAGKNIFTEKPVAVDGTGIRKVLAAAEEAKKKGLAIVAGTQRRHQTGYIESMEKIRSGEAIGDVITARVFWNQGNIWVRPRQPGMDDMAYQLHNWYHFLWLCGDHIVEQHVHNLDVARWAFGDMVPSSCVGMGGQQVNTDPGFGQSYDHFAVDYAFEDGRHVMSMCRQIDGCAKDVSEYIVGHKGTAHLMPGNYNLAGQRLRARGEVNPYVNEHINLLKSIAEGQPLNELERVAHSTLMAIMGRDSAYTGKELTWDEALNSPLDTFPTNLEWGPRPEIIVPKPGITNYA; encoded by the coding sequence ATGACCGGACCCCAGCCCTCTCGCCGCAACTTCCTCCGGAACTCGGCCGTCGCCGCCGTCGGCACCGCCTCGCTCGCCGCCGTTCCCAATGCCTTCGCCGCGGGGACCGACTCGATCCGGGTCGGCGTCATCGGCTGCGGCGGTCGCGGCACCGGCGCGGCGGAAAACATCTGTGAAGCCGCAGGCCAGGACCACAACGTCACCATCCACGCCCTGGGCGACGTCTTCGAAGGTCAGGCGAACCTCGCCGCCGACCGCCTCTCGAAAAACTCCAAGGTCGGCGAGAAGTTCGACGTCAGCCCCGACCGCGTCTTTGCCGGCTTCGACGCCTACAAGGACGTGATCGAGGCCTGCGACCTGGTCATCCTCGCCACCCCCCCCGGCTTCCGCCCCTTGCACATCGAGGCCGCCGTCAAGGCCGGCAAGAACATCTTCACCGAGAAGCCCGTCGCCGTCGACGGCACCGGCATTCGCAAGGTCCTCGCCGCCGCCGAGGAGGCCAAGAAGAAGGGCCTGGCCATCGTCGCCGGCACCCAGCGCCGCCACCAGACCGGCTACATCGAGTCGATGGAGAAGATCCGCTCCGGCGAGGCCATCGGCGACGTCATCACCGCCCGCGTCTTCTGGAACCAGGGGAACATCTGGGTCCGCCCCCGCCAGCCCGGCATGGACGACATGGCCTACCAGCTCCACAACTGGTACCACTTCCTCTGGCTCTGCGGCGACCACATCGTCGAGCAGCACGTCCACAACCTCGACGTCGCCCGCTGGGCCTTCGGCGACATGGTCCCCTCCTCCTGCGTCGGCATGGGCGGCCAGCAGGTCAACACCGACCCCGGCTTCGGCCAGTCGTACGACCACTTCGCCGTTGACTACGCCTTCGAGGACGGCCGCCACGTCATGAGCATGTGCCGCCAGATCGACGGCTGCGCCAAGGACGTCTCCGAGTACATCGTCGGCCACAAGGGGACCGCCCACCTCATGCCCGGCAACTACAACCTCGCCGGCCAGCGCCTCCGCGCCCGAGGAGAGGTCAACCCCTACGTCAACGAGCATATCAACCTGCTCAAGTCCATCGCCGAAGGACAGCCCCTCAACGAGCTTGAGCGCGTCGCCCACAGCACCCTCATGGCCATCATGGGCCGCGACTCCGCCTACACCGGCAAGGAACTGACCTGGGACGAGGCCCTCAACTCCCCGCTCGACACCTTCCCCACCAACCTCGAATGGGGCCCCCGCCCCGAGATCATCGTCCCCAAGCCGGGCATCACCAACTACGCCTGA
- a CDS encoding formylglycine-generating enzyme family protein: MIIPLSHGRTGFVAVACALLVLPASSSWGQDAQTPEEMKPYTETIPGTDISFEMVPIPGGTFMMGSPDDEADRSKHEGPQHPVTIAPFWMGKHEVTWDEYDEFAFSFDLRRKEREGVERDSQPEGEQQADAITRPTPPYADETFGLGREGQPVICITLHAAMEYCRWLSAKTGHTYRLPTEAEWEYAARAGTTTAYHFGDDPADLEEYDWFFENCEGPQPVGQLKPNPWGLYDMHGNVAEWVLDHYVEDLYSRRSQDTPTVRPVVVPDEFEYPYLARGGSWDFDAYDCRSASRHVSNPDWSVQDPQRPQSIWWHTDATFVGFRIVRAFEEQPELIDFKSPIIKGKGPKPDDAE; this comes from the coding sequence ATGATCATCCCGCTGTCGCACGGCAGGACTGGCTTCGTTGCCGTCGCATGCGCCTTGCTGGTCCTTCCCGCCTCGTCCTCCTGGGGGCAGGACGCCCAGACCCCGGAGGAGATGAAGCCCTACACCGAGACGATCCCCGGCACCGACATCAGCTTCGAAATGGTCCCGATTCCCGGCGGCACCTTCATGATGGGCAGCCCCGACGACGAGGCCGACCGCTCCAAGCACGAAGGCCCCCAGCACCCCGTCACCATCGCCCCCTTCTGGATGGGCAAGCACGAGGTCACCTGGGACGAGTACGACGAGTTCGCCTTCAGCTTCGATCTGCGCCGCAAGGAACGCGAAGGCGTTGAGCGCGACTCCCAGCCCGAAGGGGAGCAACAGGCCGACGCCATCACTCGCCCCACCCCTCCCTACGCCGACGAAACCTTCGGCCTCGGCCGCGAAGGCCAGCCGGTGATCTGCATCACCTTGCACGCGGCCATGGAATACTGCCGATGGCTCTCGGCCAAGACCGGCCACACCTACCGCCTCCCCACCGAGGCCGAATGGGAGTACGCCGCCCGAGCCGGCACCACCACCGCCTACCACTTCGGCGACGACCCCGCCGACCTCGAAGAGTACGACTGGTTCTTCGAGAACTGCGAAGGCCCCCAGCCCGTCGGCCAACTCAAGCCGAACCCCTGGGGCCTCTACGACATGCACGGCAACGTCGCCGAGTGGGTGCTGGACCACTACGTCGAAGACCTCTATAGTCGGAGGTCGCAAGACACTCCAACCGTCCGACCGGTGGTCGTGCCGGACGAGTTCGAGTACCCCTACCTCGCTCGGGGAGGCTCGTGGGACTTCGACGCCTACGACTGCCGCAGCGCCTCGCGCCACGTCTCCAATCCCGATTGGAGCGTTCAGGACCCCCAGCGCCCTCAGAGCATCTGGTGGCACACCGACGCCACCTTCGTCGGCTTCCGGATCGTCCGTGCCTTCGAGGAACAGCCCGAGCTGATCGACTTCAAGTCGCCGATCATCAAGGGCAAAGGCCCGAAGCCCGACGACGCCGAGTAA
- a CDS encoding FAD:protein FMN transferase, with translation MSVGLLAMLLVVGTSPAVEDQGAGNLERFEFRETHMGSEFKLLIYCTDRELASSAARSAFARIAFLDATLSDYKPDSELMRLSDQAGGPAVPVSPELFEVLARARSLSERTDGAFEPTINPVVKLWRRARRNRELPRPSQLKEALERVGWRDLVLNAEAQTVRLARPGMRLDVGGIAKGYASDAALEVLREAGISRALVAGAGDIVASEPPPGRSGWIVGIASLDAEEGATRFLSLRCQAVSTSGDTERFVEIDGVRYSHIVDPRTGLGLTDRSSVTVVAPDGTTSDSLATAISVLGPETGLELAEQTEGVEALIVTVGDGQNRYRVDQTSGFEALLARPLEQEEPVTSLGPPES, from the coding sequence ATGAGCGTGGGACTGCTCGCGATGCTCCTGGTTGTGGGGACGAGCCCGGCGGTCGAGGACCAAGGGGCCGGGAACCTCGAACGGTTCGAGTTCCGAGAAACCCACATGGGGAGCGAGTTCAAACTTCTAATCTACTGCACCGACCGCGAACTCGCCAGCAGCGCGGCTCGTTCAGCGTTTGCTCGGATCGCCTTTCTTGACGCGACTCTGAGTGATTACAAGCCCGACAGCGAGCTGATGCGTCTGAGCGATCAGGCCGGGGGGCCCGCGGTGCCGGTCAGCCCGGAGCTGTTCGAGGTGCTGGCGCGGGCTCGATCGCTGTCGGAACGAACGGACGGGGCGTTCGAGCCGACAATCAACCCGGTAGTGAAGCTTTGGCGTCGCGCGAGGCGGAACCGAGAACTGCCGAGGCCATCGCAACTGAAGGAGGCGCTCGAGCGGGTTGGCTGGCGGGATCTGGTACTGAACGCCGAGGCCCAGACGGTGCGTTTGGCGAGGCCGGGGATGCGGCTGGATGTCGGCGGGATTGCCAAGGGGTACGCGAGCGACGCCGCGCTGGAAGTGCTGCGAGAGGCGGGCATTTCTCGGGCGCTGGTGGCCGGGGCAGGGGACATTGTGGCGAGTGAACCGCCTCCGGGGCGTTCGGGATGGATCGTGGGGATTGCGTCGCTCGATGCCGAGGAGGGGGCAACGCGGTTTCTCTCGTTGCGTTGCCAGGCGGTCTCGACCTCGGGAGATACCGAGCGCTTCGTCGAGATTGATGGCGTACGGTACTCTCACATCGTCGACCCGAGGACGGGGCTGGGCTTGACCGACCGTAGCAGTGTCACGGTGGTGGCACCGGACGGGACGACCTCGGACAGCCTGGCGACGGCGATTTCGGTGCTCGGCCCGGAAACGGGCCTGGAGCTGGCCGAGCAGACCGAGGGGGTTGAGGCGTTGATCGTGACGGTTGGGGATGGCCAGAATCGGTATCGGGTGGATCAGACCTCGGGATTCGAGGCCTTGCTCGCAAGACCGCTTGAGCAGGAGGAGCCGGTGACGAGCCTGGGACCGCCGGAGTCTTGA
- a CDS encoding S1C family serine protease, giving the protein MLPRTLPAMMAVSWLVLVLELPAIGSPAQEVERVVLNDGYQIVGKVLAEKPDAIFLDVGYDVIKVPRDQILRRGAPEETAPESVNVAANATSPSDGFFEIRTLRPRPVNELVNQYGEAVISIETPSGIGSGFIINPDGFAVTNHHVIEGETRISAILYQRTSSGWRRRKIDDVRIVAVNPFLDLALLKLPAQDGLKLEHVVLGTLDDLDAGDGTFAVGNPLGLERSVSQGILSTLNRNFDGLVYLQTDAAINPGNSGGPLFNLRGEVIGVTNMKASQGDNLGFAIPINYVKDFLRNRDAFAYDKDNPNSGYRYLDPPRRRRAEPPAAAQQAASGAESPARTSSE; this is encoded by the coding sequence ATGCTGCCCCGAACCCTGCCCGCGATGATGGCGGTGAGCTGGCTGGTGCTTGTGCTTGAACTTCCGGCGATCGGAAGTCCTGCACAAGAGGTGGAGCGAGTCGTGCTGAACGACGGCTATCAGATTGTGGGGAAGGTGCTGGCCGAGAAACCTGATGCGATCTTTCTCGATGTCGGCTACGACGTGATCAAGGTTCCTCGGGATCAGATCCTCCGGCGAGGGGCTCCCGAAGAGACCGCGCCGGAATCGGTGAACGTCGCGGCCAATGCGACCTCACCGAGCGACGGATTTTTCGAGATCCGCACGCTGCGGCCTCGGCCGGTCAACGAGCTGGTCAATCAGTACGGCGAGGCGGTGATCTCGATCGAGACCCCTTCGGGAATCGGTTCCGGGTTCATCATCAACCCGGACGGCTTCGCCGTTACCAATCATCACGTGATCGAGGGCGAAACGCGCATTTCGGCGATTCTGTACCAGCGAACGTCGAGCGGTTGGCGTCGTCGGAAGATTGACGACGTGCGGATTGTCGCGGTGAATCCGTTCCTCGATCTGGCCCTCTTGAAATTGCCGGCGCAGGACGGATTGAAACTCGAACACGTTGTGCTGGGTACGCTCGATGACCTGGATGCCGGAGACGGCACCTTCGCGGTGGGAAACCCGCTAGGGCTGGAGCGCAGCGTGTCGCAAGGGATCCTCAGCACCTTGAATCGCAATTTCGACGGTCTGGTCTATCTTCAGACCGATGCGGCAATCAATCCGGGGAACTCCGGAGGCCCGCTGTTTAATTTGCGAGGAGAGGTGATCGGGGTGACGAACATGAAGGCCTCGCAAGGGGACAACCTCGGGTTCGCCATTCCGATTAATTACGTCAAGGACTTCTTGAGGAATCGAGACGCCTTCGCGTACGACAAGGACAACCCCAACAGCGGCTACCGCTATCTGGACCCGCCCCGCCGTCGCCGAGCCGAACCTCCTGCCGCGGCGCAGCAGGCGGCCTCGGGGGCCGAATCACCCGCTCGAACTTCGAGTGAGTGA